One Eleginops maclovinus isolate JMC-PN-2008 ecotype Puerto Natales chromosome 22, JC_Emac_rtc_rv5, whole genome shotgun sequence DNA segment encodes these proteins:
- the map3k4 gene encoding mitogen-activated protein kinase kinase kinase 4 isoform X2: protein MIRPAKPVGDVSRQNSAADDTWDSPSEEDEVVYGTTPPYTSRQMKRMSGKHQRNSQSRTAGRSPNKVEVTPPVLGENPKPAEPPEEHSYKQGKKQRATLRSTERDHKKTFEGSFMLDPLSKSSPFNTVNMDPRKHYLSLGCSSCKLPVSMPHIVRTHRQTSRTDCPADRLKFFETLRLLLKLTSMSSKRKEKEQRGLENMAFMGHNNEVIWLELQAWHARRSTGDQDLFLFTARQAIPDIINEVQHFKVNYASLRGAQCSGSQNIQEDYETVPDLVCGEEREPALAETNHCGVDPWGFSAFPSPAMNAAEPLGSGADCREHLQRQRLAFEQVKRVIELLESVEALYPSLQALQKDYEKYAARDFQGRVQALCLWLNITQDLNQKLRVMATVLGLHDLSRIGWPVFEIPSPRCSRGNDEDENEEDEENDSTATYTAESDGEDREAEDDEGVLGRVAEEELSPTLTPKFARLLSEEEFLPTATAGSAEMIAGGVFCPTAIYRPFVDKALKQMGLRKLILRLHKLMDRSLQRCRAALLQHTPALEFADFPDPMLYSDYLPELSRHVSCSGPADPELGADQVSWEDLLDMDLPSFRPAFLVLCRVLLNVIHECLKLRLEQRPAGEPSLLSIKQLVRECKEVLKGGLLMKQYYQFMLRGVVTDAQGLQTNANIDEFEEDLHKMLEVYFDYMHSWIQMLQQLPQASHSLKNLLEEEWNFTKVITPYIRGGEAQSGKLFCDIAGMLLKSTGEFLDAGLQKSGNEFWECADDSTASDEIRRSVIETSRSLKELFHEARERASKALGFAKMLRKDLEVAAVFSITNGVTCLLDALKKGKYVKVQILGLEELQVFVPCSLMDQRPLILQLLNAAAGKDCSKEPDEIAEDDAYLLMSKHRAGDSNTDSDWAQWDGELLKLVPQVETVDTLRAMKVDSMLLIVMQSAHLVTQRKNFQQSMEDVLTLSREQTSSQPLIASALEELKDEALQLCIKISTSIDRVEYMFTTEFEAEVEESESATLHQYYREAMIQGYNFAFEYHKEVVRLMSGEFRQRIGERYITFARKWMTYVLTKCESGRGTKPRWATQGFDFLQAIEPAFISALPEDDFLNLQALMNECIGHVIGKPHSPVTGMYIAPRNSPRPVKVPRCHSDPPNPNLFIPNAEGFSSRSLPCDLRNQLFPNGPRPVPQGPGEQSHTKAPSSSPSDVRGSSYHENDRLSSVAAELHFKSLSRHSSPTEDREEPSYPKGDPNSAARRSWELRTFISQSKVTAARQSPMEAVRHSIRKFEDKRYSVMKQRNIIGQVCHTPKSYDNVMHVGLRKVTFKWQRGNKIGEGQYGKVYTCINVDTGELMAMKEIRFQPNDHKTIKETADELKIFEGIKHPNLVRYFGVELHREEMYIFMEYCDEGTLEEVSRLGLQEHVIRLYSKQTTTAINVLHEHGIVHRDIKGANIFLTSSGLIKLGDFGCSVKLRNNTHTMPGEVNSTLGTAAYMAPEVITRAKGEGHGRAADIWSLGCVLIEMVTGKRPWHEYEHNFQIMYKVGMGHKPPIPEKLSTEGKDFLGHCLESEPKRRWTASMLLDHPFVKVCTDEE, encoded by the exons ATGATAAG GCCAGCCAAACCAGTGGGAGATGTATCCAGACAGAACTCGGCGGCAGATGATACCTGGGATTCTCCCAGTGAGGAAGACGAAGTTGTGTACGGAACAACGCCTCCTTATACCTCCCGCCAGATGAAACGCATGTCTGGCAAACATCAACGAAACAGCCAGTCCAGGACTGCTGGTCGCTCTCCCAACAAGG TGGAAGTCACCCCACCCGTCCTGGGAGAGAATCCCAAGCCAGCAGAGCCTCCTGAGGAGCACAGCTACAAGCAGGGCAAGAAACAGAGGGCCACACTGCGCTCCACGGAGAGAGATCACAAGAAGACTTTTGAAGGCTCCTTCATGCTGGATCCACTCTCAAAGTCAAGCCCTTTCAACACCGTCAACATGGATCCCAGGAAGCATTACTTGAGCTTGGGCTGCAGCAGTTGCAAACTTCCCGTTTCCATGCCCCACATAGTCCGGACCCACCGTCAGACCTCCAGGACAGACTGTCCCGCAGACCGCCTCAAGTTCTTCGAAACTCTGCGGCTGCTTCTCAAACTTACATCTATGTCCTccaagaggaaggagaaggagcagaGAGGCCTGGAGAACATGGCTTTCATGGGTCACAACAATGAGGTCATATGGTTGGAGCTGCAGGCTTGGCATGCACGACGCTCCACCGGCGACCaagacctttttcttttcactgcCCGCCAGGCCATACCGGACATCATCAACGAGGTGCAGCACTTTAAGGTAAACTATGCCAGCCTTAGAGGGGCCCAGTGTTCAGGGTCTCAAAATATTCAGGAGGACTATGAGACTGTCCCAGATCTAGTctgtggagaggagagggagccTGCCTTAGCAGAGACCAACCACTGTGGAGTAGACCCCTGGGGCTTTAGCGCTTTCCCCTCACCGGCAATGAATGCAGCAGAGCCTCTGGGCTCTGGGGCAGACTGCAGGGAGCACCTTCAACGGCAGCGGCTCGCATTCGAGCAGGTCAAGCGTGTTATTGAGCTGCTGGAGTCTGTGGAAGCTTTGTATCCCTCTTTGCAGGCCCTGCAGAAGGACTATGAGAAGTATGCAGCGCGAGACTTCCAGGGCAGGGTGCAGGCGCTCTGCCTGTGGCTCAATATCACCCAGGACCTCAACCAGAAGCTGCGCGTTATGGCCACTGTGCTCGGCCTCCACGATTTATCCCGTATCGGGTGGCCTGTCTTTGAGATTCCTTCACCGCGCTGCTCCCGGGGCAATGATGAAGATGAGaatgaggaagatgaggagaaCGATTCGACAGCCACTTATACAGCTGAAAGCGATGGAGAGGACAGGGAGGCTGAGGACGATGAGGGGGTTCTGGGACGTGTAGCAGAGGAGGAGTTGTCTCCCACCCTGACTCCTAAATTCGCCCGGTTGTTGTCAGAAGAGGAGTTCCTCCCCACAGCCACAGCAGGGAGTGCAGAAATGATAGCGGGAGGGGTATTCTGCCCTACAGCCATCTACAGGCCGTTTGTGGATAAAGCTCTGAAACAGATGGGTCTGCGTAAACTGATCCTCCGACTGCACAAGCTGATGGACCGCTCTCTCCAGAGGTGCAGAGCGGCGCTGCTCCAGCACACGCCTGCACTGGAG TTTGCAGACTTCCCCGACCCCATGCTGTACAGTGATTACCTGCCAGAGCTGTCGCGCCATGTGTCCTGCAGCGGTCCGGCTGACCCAGAGCTCGGAGCCGACCAGGTGTCCTGGGAGGATCTGCTGGACATGGACCTCCCATCCTTCCGGCCAGCGTTCCTCGTGCTGTGCAGAGTCCTTCTCAACGTCATTCACGAATGCCTTAAACTGCGACTTGAACAGAGGCCTGCTGGAGAGCCCTCCCTGCTCAGTATCAAACAG TTGGTGCGTGAGTGTAAGGAGGTCCTTAAAGGTGGCCTTCTGATGAAGCAGTATTATCAGTTCATGCTGCGAGGCGTGGTGACTGATGCTCAGGGCTTGCAGACTAATGCCAATATTGACGAGTTTGAAGAGGACCTTCACAAGATGCTCGAG GTCTACTTCGACTACATGCACAGTTGGATCCAGATGTTGCAGCAGCTGCCTCAGGCCTCTCACAGCTTAAAGAACCTGTTAGAGGAGGAGTGGAACTTCACCAAGGTCATCACTCCTTACATCCGTGGAGGGGAGGCCCAGTCTGGGAAGCTCTTCTG TGATATTGCTGGGATGCTGCTTAAATCCACTGGAGAGTTCCTGGATGCCGGCCTGCAAAAAAGTGGCAATGAATTCTGGGAATGTGCAGATGACAGCACCGCCTCAGATGAGATCAG GCGGTCAGTAATCGAGACCAGTCGGTCCCTCAAAGAGCTGTTCCACGAGGCCAGGGAGCGAGCGTCCAAGGCTTTGGGCTTTGCCAAAATGCTTCGCAAG GATTTAGAAGTTGCTGCCGTTTTCAGTATCACTAACGGGGTGACCTGTCTCCTGGATGCACTGAAGAAGGGAAAATATGTCAAG GTTCAGATTCTGGGtttggaggagctgcaggtttTTGTCCCCTGTAGCTTGATGGACCAGAGGCCTCTCATCCTACAGCTTCTCAACGCTGCTGCTGGCAAAGACTGCTCCAAAGAGCCTGATGAAATTGCAGAGGATGATGCCTACCTGCTCATGAGTAAACACAGAGCCGGTGACTCAAATACTGACTCTGACTGGGCTCAGTGGGACGGAGAGCTGCTCAAACTGGTCCCCCAGGTGGAAACTGTTGACACACTTAGAGCCATGAAG GTGGATAGCATGCTCTTGATCGTGATGCAGTCTGCTCATTTGGTGACCCAGCGAAAGAACTTTCAGCAATCCATGGAGGATGTGCTCACTCTTAGCCGAGAGCAAACATCGAGTCAGCCGCTCATCGCAAGTGCACTGGAGGAGCTCAAG GATGAGGCACTACAGCTTTGCATTAAGATCAGCACTTCCATCGACCGGGTGGAGTACATGTTCACAACAGAGTTTGAGGCCGAGGTGGAGGAGTCGGAGTCAGCCACTCTGCATCAGTACTACAGGGAGGCCATGATACAGGGCTACAATTTTGCCTTTGAG TACCACAAGGAGGTGGTGCGCCTGATGTCAGGGGAGTTCAGGCAGAGGATTGGGGAACGCTACATAACTTTCGCCCGCAAATGGATGACCTATGTCCTGACCAAATGTGAGAGTGGCAGGGGCACCAAGCCGAG GTGGGCGACTCAGGGTTTTGATTTTCTCCAGGCTATCGAACCTGCCTTTATATCAGCATTGCCAGAGGATGACTTCTTG AATTTACAAGCTTTGATGAATGAATGTATTGGACATGTGATTGGAAAACCTCATAGCCCAGTGACCGGCATGTACATTG ctccCAGGAATAGTCCTCGTCCTGTAAAGGTCCCTCGCTGCCATAGTGACCCTCCAAACCCCAATCTGTTTATCCCTAATGCTGAAGGTTTCAG CTCTCGAAGTCTCCCCTGTGACCTCCGGAACCAGCTGTTCCCCAACGGCCCTCGCCCCGTTCCGCAGGGCCCGGGGGAACAGAGCCACACCAAAGcacccagcagcagccccagTGATGTCAG GGGATCTAGTTATCACGAGAATGACCGTCTGTCGTCGGTCGCAGCGGAGTTGCATTTCAAATCTCTGAGTCGCCACTCCAGCCCCACAGAGGACAGGGAAG AGCCCTCCTATCCTAAGGGAGACCCTAACAGTGCTGCTCGGCGAAGCTGGGAGCTCCGCACCTTTATCAGCCAGTCCAAGG TCACTGCCGCACGGCAAAGCCCCATGGAGGCCGTCCGTCACTCAATCCGAAAGTTTGAGGACAAGCGCTACAGTGTGATGAAGCAGCGCAACATCATCGGCCAAGTCTGTCACACACCAAAGTCCTATGACAACGTAATGCACGTTGGGCTCCGGAAGGTGACGTTCAAGTGGCAGAGGGGCAACAAGATAG GTGAGGGCCAGTATGGGAAGGTGTACACCTGCATCAACGTTGACACCGGTGAACTGATGGCCATGAAGGAG ATCCGATTCCAGCCAAACGATCACAAAACAATCAAGGAGACGGCCGATGAGCTGAAAATATTTGAAGGCATTAAACACCCAAACTTGGTGCGATACTTCGGAGTGGAGCTCCACCGG GAGGAGATGTACATCTTCATGGAGTACTGTGACGAGGGCACGCTGGAGGAGGTTTCCAGACTGGGGCTGCAGGAGCACGTCATCAGGCTCTACAGCAAACAGACCACTACAGCCATCAACGTCCTCCATGAACACGGCATCGTCCACCGGGACATCAAAG GAGCCAACATATTTTTGACATCGTCGGGCCTGATTAAGCTCGGTGACTTTGGCTGTTCAGTCAAGTTGAGGAACAACACTCACACCATGCCAGGGGAGGTGAACAGCACTCTGGGAACAGCAG CATACATGGCACCTGAAGTGATCACCAGAGCAAAGGGCGAAGGTCACGGTCGAGCAGCGGACATCTGGAGTTTGGGCTGCGTTCTCATTGAGATGGTGACTGGAAAG AGACCCTGGCACGAATATGAGCACAACTTCCAGATCATGTACAAAGTGGGCATGGGCCACAAACCCCCCATCCCGGAGAAGCTGAGCACAGAGGGAAAAGACTTCCTCGGTCACTGTCTGGAGAGCGAACCCAAACGGCGCTGGACAGCTAGCATGCTGCTAGACCACCCGTTTGTCAAG